One part of the Solanum dulcamara chromosome 3, daSolDulc1.2, whole genome shotgun sequence genome encodes these proteins:
- the LOC129882213 gene encoding actin-depolymerizing factor 1-like — protein sequence MANAASGMAVHDDCKLRFLELKAKRTYRFIVFKIEEKQKQVVVEKVGEPAESYEDFTACLPDNECRYAVYDFDFVTAENCQKSRIFFIAWSPDTSRVRSKMIYASTKERFKRELDGIQVELQATDPTEMGLDVIKSRAN from the exons ATG GCTAATGCAGCGTCTGGGATGGCTGTGCATGATGACTGCAAGTTAAGGTTCTTGGAGCTGAAAGCAAAAAGAACTTACCGCTTTATTGTTTTTAAGATAGAGGAGAAACAAAAGCAGGTTGTGGTTGAAAAGGTTGGCGAGCCAGCCGAAAGTTATGAGGATTTCACTGCGTGTCTTCCTGATAATGAATGTCGATATGCTGTCTACGATTTTGATTTCGTCACTGCAGAGAATTGCCAGAAAAGCAGGATCTTTTTCATTGCATG GTCCCCTGACACATCAAGGGTGAGAAGCAAGATGATCTATGCCAGTACAAAGGAAAGATTCAAGAGAGAGCTTGATGGAATTCAGGTTGAGTTGCAAGCAACCGACCCGACTGAAATGGGACTTGATGTTATTAAGAGCCGCGCCAACTAG
- the LOC129881982 gene encoding uncharacterized protein LOC129881982 produces the protein MWCEVCGSSEHVAEHYGANLESINFVGNAPKGVGNQNYGNTYNPNWRNHPNFSWGGNQQNYHHGPTQYRPQGSGHQYNNPSQGYNAQIQIDQASTKSGSMSVEDMLKQIMIDQAKLASDVNVVTTHSGRPLTELAPKAKLAEEKGKEQVQINLPLIDVLRGIPKYAKFVRDIVANKSKLAEFATVALTEECSSRILNKSKLPTKLKDPGSFTVQVTIGKYSNARGLCDLGASINLMPRSMLKKLGLGELKATTILLQLADRSVARPDGIIEDVLVQVGSLIFHVDFVVLDFEPDPDVPFILGRPFLATGGALIDVAAGRLTMRTHDKVEVFDVYHALKLPAIYEELSAVTIIDEEISAQCTTSNDPLAKVVMGQDIAEDMEAKELASVLDMPNINMWKKNVEPLNRELGPSPKPSLEEAPKLELKKLPAYLRYVFLGINNTLPIILSSALSEAQVLAALEVLKRHKKAIGWQMADLHGISPTLCMHRIFMKEGHKASAQPQRRLNPIMKEVKGGMTVITNEKNELIPTRTVTGWRICMDYRKLNDATRKDHYPVPFIDQMLDRLAGQEYYCFLDGYSGYNQITIAPEDQEKTTFTCPYGTYAFKRMPFGLCNAPATFQRCMIAIFHDMVEDFVEVFMDDFSVFGESFDLCLKNLEKVLARCEETNLVLNWEKCHFLVKEGIVLGHKVSKDGLEVDKAKIEVIEKLSPPISVKGVRSFLGHAGFYRRFIKDFSKIAKPMCGLLEKEVKFVFDDECLQAFELLKKKLIEAPILLAPNWELPFVLMCDASDTAVGAVLGQRKEKIFHSIYYASKTLDSTQANNTVTEKEMLALVYAFDKFRSYLVGTKVIVFTDHAALRYLFNKKDAKPRLIRWILLLQEFDIEIKDRRGCENQIADHLSRLEGSPHVAEQEPIKEEFPDEQLLEIEVQDLPWYADIVNYLVSGVFPPDATSQQKKKLMHDVRLYI, from the exons atgtGGTGCGAAGTATGTGGAAGCAGTGAGCATGTGGCCGAACATTATGGAGCAAATTTAGAATCAATAAATTTtgtaggtaatgcacctaagGGTGTTGGTAACCAAAACTATGGAAatacttacaacccaaattggagaaaccatccTAACTTCTCATGGGGTGGAAATCAACAAAATTATCATCACGGGCCAACTCAATACAGACCACAGGGAAGTGGACACCAATACAATAATCCTAGTCAAGGATACAATGCTCAAATTCAAATTGATCAAGCATCAACAAAATCGGGAAGCATGAGTGTTGAGGACATGTTGAAACAAATCATGATAGACCAAGCCAAGCTAGCTTCCGAT GTGAATGTCGTAACTACTCACAGTGGTCGCCCACTCACTGAATTGGCTCCCAAAGCAAAATTGGCAGAGGAAAAAGGCAAAGAGCAA GTGCAGATTAATTTgcctttgattgatgttttacGGGGAATCCCAAAATATGCTAAATTCGTCAGGGATATCGTGGCCAATAAAAGCAAGTTGGCTGAATTTGCAACTGTGGCACTCactgaagagtgtagttcaagaatcttgaacaaaaGCAAGCTTCCAACCAAACTAAAAGATCCAGGTAGTTTCACGGTGCAGGTAACCATTGGTAAATATAGTAATGCAAGAGGTCTCTGTGATCTGGGTGCTAGTATCAACTTAATGCCTAGatccatgcttaagaaattaggccTGGGAGAACTTAAAGCAACAACTATTTTGCTACAGTTGGCTGATCGTTCTGTAGCTAGACCTGATGGTATCATTGAAGATGTTTTGGTACAAGTAGGATCCCTCATCTTCCATGTTGATTTTGTCGTTTTAGATTTTGAGCCGGACCCCGATGTTCCTTTTATCTTAGGACGCCCGTTCTTAGCAACAGGCGGGGCACTAATTGATGTGGCTGCAGGTAGATTGACTATGAGAACACATGATAAAGTGGAAGTGTTCGATGTATATCATGCACTGAAATTGCCTGCAATTTATGAGGAGCTGTCTGCTGTAACCATCATTGACGAGGAAATATCAGCTCAATGTACTACCTCAAATGACCCATTGGCGAAAGTCGTAATGGGTCAAGATATTGCAGAGGACATGGAAGCTAAAGAGCTAGCAAGTGTACTCGATATGCCAAATATTAACATGTGGAAGAAGAATGTAGAACCCTTAAACAGAGaattgggtccttcacccaagcCTTCTCTCGAGGAAGCCCCTAAATTGGAGTTAAAAAAACTGCCAGCATATCTCAGGTATGTTTTTCTTGGAATAAATAACACTTTACCTATAATCCTTTCATCTGCTTTGTCTGAGGCACAGGTCCTAGCAGCACTGGAGGTACTAAAGAGGCACAAAAAGGCCATTGGGTGGCAAATGGCTGATCTTCATGGCATCAGCCCCACTTTATGCATGCACAGAATTTTCATGAAAGAAGGACATAAGGCTAGTGCACAACCACAACGCCGGTTGAACCCCATCATGAAAGAAGTt aaagggggaatgACTGTGATAaccaatgaaaaaaatgagttaatACCTACAAGAACAGTGACTGGGTGGCGCATATGCATGGACTACAGAAAGTTGAATGATGCAACAAGAAAAGATCACTATCCTGTGCCGTTCATTGACCAAATGCTTGATAGGTTAGCAGGCCAAGAATACTACTGTTTCTTAGATGGATATTCAggttacaatcaaatcaccattGCACCAGAGGATCAAGAAAAGACAACATTCACATGCCCTTACGGAACTTACGCATTCAAGCGTATGCCGTTTGGCCTTTGCAATGCTCCTGCCACTTTTCAGAGGTGTATGATTgcaatatttcatgatatggtggaagacTTTGTAGAGGTTTTCATGGATGACTTTTCAGTTTTCGGAGAGTCTTTTGATCTTTGCttgaaaaatctagagaaagtacTTGCAAGGTGTGAAGAAACAAACCTTGTCTTAAACTGGGAGAAGTGTCATTTCTTGGTAAAAGAGGGTATTGTGTTGGGACATAAAGTGTCAAAAGATGGGTTGGAAGTGGACAAAGCAAAAATTGAAGTGATTGAGAAACTTTCGCCACCAATCTCAGTAAAAGGAGTTCGAAGTTTTTTAGGTCATGCCGGATTCTACCGGCGTTTCATCAAAGATTTTTCCAAGATAGCCAAACCAATGTGTGGGTTGCTCGAAAAAGAGgtaaaatttgtttttgatgatGAATGTTTGCAGGcatttgaactcttgaagaaaaaGCTGATTGAAGCCCCTATCCTACTAGCTCCTAACTGGGAGTTACCTTTTGTGCTGATGTGTGACGCAAGCGATACAGCAGTGGGTGCAGTTCTGGGACAAAGGAAGGAGAAAATTTTTCATTCCATTTATTATGCAAGCAAAACTCTTGATTCTACTCAGGCAAATAACACGGTCACGGAGAAAGAAATGCTGGCGTTGGTCTATGCGTTTGATAAATTCCGCTCTTACTTGGTAGGTACAAAAGTGATTGTGTTTACTGACCATGCAGCTCTTAGGTACCTATTCAACAAGAAGGATGCCAAGCCAAGGCTCATTAGATGGATTCTGTTGTTACAAGAATTCGATATCGAAATCAAAGATAGGAGGGGATGCGAAAATCAAATAGCAGACCATCTATCAAGATTAGAGGGTTCGCCCCATGTGGCTGAGCAGGAGCCGATAAAGGAGGAATTTCCGGATGAGCAACTGCTGGAAATAGAGGTACAAGATCTCCCATGGTACGCAGATATCGTGAACTACCTTGTTAGTGGAGTGTTCCCTCCTGATGCTACCTCACAACAAAAGAAGAAGCTTATGCATGATGTTCGCCTCTATATATAG
- the LOC129882215 gene encoding pentatricopeptide repeat-containing protein At3g53700, chloroplastic, producing MAFSSPSFLKCHPWTQSQNPPNPFSLPPPFHPPKPISLPFSSRHVRVSSVSSTVLPSKAKELLEDFTPKQFLDTLRQENDETSAFHLFKWASKQPHFTPTLSIYEEILRKLGNVGSFDLMKGVLDDMKKLKVELVEGTFFIFIESYAKFVLYNEAIKVLDMMWNEFGVKPGIFSYNSLLNVLVDGNKLKFVEHVHSRMLDEGVKADVSTFNILIKALCKTHQIRPAILMMEEMPVHGLVPDERTFTTIMQGYIEEGNLDGALRIRDQMVSAKCLASNITVNLLIHGYCKEGRIDEALNFVQDMCSRGFSPDKFTFNTLINGLCKAGHAVQALDILDLMLQDGFDPDVYTYNILISGLCEVGEVQEAIELLNQMLVRDCTPNTVTYNTIISALCKENQVQEATEFVRVLTSKGFLPDVCTFNSLIQGLCFTGNFNVAMEMFEEMKNKGCQPDEFTYNILIDCLCAKRRIVEAMNLLKDMESSGCARSVITYNTLIDGFCKDKKIEEAEEIFDQMELQGVSRNLVTYNTLIDGLCKSKRVEDAAQLMDQMILEGLKPDKFTYNSILAHFCRAGDIKKAADIVQTMTSNGCEPDIVTYGTLIQGLCKAGRVEIASKLLRSIQMKGMTLTPQAYNPVIQAIFRRRRTNEAVRLFREMQETANPPDALSYKIVFRGLSSGGGPIQEAVDFSVEMMEKGHIPEFSSFYNLAEGLYSLSREETLVQLVGMIMKKANFSDSEVTMIKGFLKIRKFQDALATLGSVLNSRNPKRTYWG from the coding sequence ATGGCTTTCTCTTCCCCTTCCTTCCTCAAATGCCATCCATGGACTCAATCTCAAAATCCACCAAACCCCTTTTCATTACCCCCTCCATTTCATCCTCCTAAACCCATTTCTCTCCCATTTTCATCTCGCCACGTGCGTGTTTCTTCAGTTTCTTCAACTGTTTTACCTTCTAAAGCAAAAGAACTCTTGGAAGATTTCACTCCAAAGCAATTTCTCGACACCCTTCGTCAAGAAAATGATGAAACTTCAGCTTTTCATCTCTTTAAATGGGCTTCTAAGCAACCCCATTTTACACCCACTTTGTCTATATACGAGGAGATTCTTAGGAAGCTTGGAAATGTGGGATCTTTTGATTTAATGAAGGGGGTTTTGGATGATATGAAGAAATTGAAGGTTGAATTAGTTGAAGgtactttctttatttttattgaaagtTATGCAAAATTTGTGTTATATAATGAAGCTATTAAGGTTCTTGATATGATGTGGAATGAGTTTGGTGTAAAGCCTGGTATTTTTAGTTATAATTCGTTGTTGAATGTTCTTGTTGATGGGAATAAGTTGAAATTTGTTGAACATGTGCATAGTAGAATGTTGGATGAAGGTGTAAAGGCGGATGTATCGacttttaatatattgataaaagcTTTATGTAAGACACATCAAATTAGGCCTGCTATTTTGATGATGGAGGAAATGCCTGTGCACGGTTTGGTACCGGATGAAAGGACTTTTACGACGATAATGCAAGGTTATATCGAGGAAGGGAATTTAGATGGTGCATTGAGAATTAGGGATCAAATGGTGTCAGCTAAATGTCTTGCAAGTAATATTACTGTTAACCTTTTGATTCATGGGTACTGTAAAGAAGGAAGGATTGATGAAGCTCTAAACTTTGTTCAAGATATGTGTAGTCGAGGGTTTTCTCCGGACAAATTTACGTTCAACACTTTGATAAACGGTTTATGCAAAGCAGGGCATGCTGTCCAAGCCTTGGATATTTTGGATTTAATGTTGCAGGATGGGTTTGATCCTGATGTATATACGtataatattttgatttctgGACTttgtgaagttggtgaagtccAAGAAGCTATTGAACTTCTCAATCAGATGCTTGTAAGGGACTGTACACCTAATACAGTCACTTATAACACCATTATTAGCGCTTTGTGCAAGGAGAATCAAGTCCAAGAAGCTACGGAGTTTGTTCGTGTTCTTACGAGCAAGGGATTCTTACCTGATGTTTGCACTTTCAATTCTCTCATACAAGGTCTTTGCTTCACCGGCAATTTCAATGTTGCAATGGAAATGTTTGAAGAAATGAAGAACAAAGGTTGCCAGCCAGACGAATTCACGTATAATATCCTAATTGATTGTCTCTGTGCCAAAAGGAGAATAGTTGAAGCTATGAACCTACTCAAAGATATGGAATCGAGTGGCTGTGCAAGAAGTGTGATAACATACAATACTTTGATAGATGGCTTCTGCAAAgataagaaaattgaagaagcaGAAGAGATCTTCGACCAGATGGAGCTACAAGGGGTTTCTAGAAACCTGGTCACGTATAACACACTGATTGATGGTCTTTGTAAGAGTAAGAGAGTAGAAGATGCTGCTCAGCTTATGGACCAGATGATACTGGAAGGACTAAAGCCTGACAAATTCACGTACAATTCCATTCTCGCTCATTTCTGCAGAGCAGGTGATATAAAAAAGGCAGCAGACATTGTTCAAACAATGACATCAAATGGCTGTGAACCAGACATCGTTACGTATGGGACCTTAATACAGGGACTATGTAAAGCAGGTAGGGTTGAGATTGCAAGCAAGCTCCTCAGGAGTATTCAAATGAAAGGAATGACTTTGACCCCTCAGGCCTATAATCCTGTAATTCAAGCAATCTTCAGACGGAGGAGAACTAATGAAGCTGTAAGACTCTTCAGAGAAATGCAGGAAACGGCTAATCCTCCTGATGCTTTATCTTATAAGATTGTTTTCCGTGGTCTCTCTTCTGGTGGTGGACCAATTCAAGAAGCTGTTGATTTTTCTGTTGAGATGATGGAAAAAGGACACATACCTGAATTCTCCTCATTCTACAATCTGGCTGAAGGACTGTATTCTTTGTCGAGGGAGGAGACGCTAGTTCAGCTTGTTGGCATGATCATGAAGAAAGCAAACTTCTCAGACAGTGAAGTTACTATGATTAAAGGTTTCCTGAAAATCCGGAAATTCCAAGATGCACTGGCTACTCTTGGCAGTGTCCTAAATAGCAGAAACCCAAAAAGGACATACTGGGgataa